The following are from one region of the Terriglobia bacterium genome:
- a CDS encoding choice-of-anchor D domain-containing protein has product MAAEQRKIPDQSIRIPLTFEQNRGQAGKPIRFIARSGAGRVLLTRDGAILAGSQEAGHPIHLYFDKGQRAEPIGETPTGGIANYYSGRDQRDWLTAIPMFSHVRYPNVYPGIDAVFHGNGDQLEYDFEVSAGADPELIAFRFDGANQIHRTDAGALEIQDFGQSWQLLPPMAYQMRDGVRHTVSVEYRMAREHRIGLRLGSYDHSAPLVIDPVVQYAGIITMNNRTGVTGIRVDSQGDLLIAGETLASDYPVVNGQAGTGLYITKLNPAGDTILFSTFIQPGGGSGLQAVTLDSADNLYLTGQSGGINFPVTTALGTSGGFVIKLAPNGTIAYAALMNGAFPQGLAVDAAGSAYVSGTADTTLQTVNAFQPLPPCAGPTCGALFFAKINPTGTAYVFSSYFYDPAAPQASVPLSLPGIGLDAGGNIYLAGSGSVPHVSSWQLGGGLFVSKFAPDGQTLQFSTDFGTDSTGQGLRGMAVGSDGTVYLVGETFDNGYPYTVDAARHPEGQVGNLRMFATAINPALTGLTYSTYIADGNIGGTFLGPNGHLYIAGDLTGPFQTQNTVVSDVSHSGAGFFVELDALGIFVKASRFGGHLTDEIPSAITADAAGNIYLAGGTSPQNEAPKPDPILVGKSFGVLTGGNFGTFFAKISPTNAPKISLDTSLIPPFYFLRNAGSADLHISSMTFSGGTVFGNCGAVVAAGTSCIVTPADINGGLAPGTLTITSDDTPAVQTFQVTLAPFQKPHTAIGDRLWFDDDRQILPQRFQQTVPFHVWNVGAANAVINLIALNNGIGNTPPNDCGTGLTPGASCTIQLTVTGPGSGVFSIFFDNGGQKTFSLFPLGATDDPLLSVSGIRFPLQFVGGIMLPRSITVTNTGGNDIVVPAPLLTGDPEFTIAGNTCPNPLPSGQSCVIAVQFTPLIDGNRTAVLNVGSSAVQLSAQGEINSAILISPLQQDFFPQVVHLGIFTSPVKLTNTLASAVPITGISFSVPDYSETDDCAGQVPANGFCTVQVAFSPQAVGQRNGTMTVNFTGATAQEMTLTGSGETPFLVTPTTLNFSAGVGGTSTEHFVSIGNRSSSTLGYTFTVTGDFAIAQNPCANPLPPNGAPFSGCGPTLVFKPTVAGPAQGSFTVSYSGITETDVVALNGIASTVNALPLQLSFPTTTIGQSSSLDVTLSNSGASAVGITSITSSSGSYSESDSCAGQVPANGTCLLHVKFTPNSVTFPVIATLTVNLADGAQYVVGLTGIGTGPVIAITGTPVNFPAQVVGTTTGGPITLFVINNGDAPLLISGISITGDFTQTNNCPASLVSTCSINVTFSPKATGLRSGILSITDNGLNSPQQISVTGTGTDFDFAPGGTTQVTVVAGDTATFNLSAMAVNGFSGQLSFDCAGAPAGALCSLSTPNLNVIGNVPVPLTVTVTTSPHTSASSRPQKNFWGFTLASIIACVPLAFFARKQRARVWLTGSLAVLVVAIVLAGCGGGGGTPPNPTPTPPSPTPTPPLTTGGTPAGTYTMTVTATAQTGSGPVSHQVQMTLVVH; this is encoded by the coding sequence ATGGCCGCCGAACAACGCAAGATACCTGATCAAAGTATTCGCATTCCATTGACGTTTGAGCAGAACAGGGGACAAGCTGGCAAGCCAATCCGTTTTATCGCACGCTCCGGCGCCGGACGAGTTTTATTGACGAGGGATGGAGCCATCCTTGCGGGCAGCCAAGAAGCAGGCCATCCTATACATCTCTATTTCGACAAAGGTCAGCGGGCCGAACCGATTGGAGAGACGCCCACGGGAGGCATAGCCAACTATTATTCCGGCAGAGACCAGAGAGATTGGCTCACGGCTATACCGATGTTTTCCCATGTGCGATATCCGAACGTGTATCCGGGTATTGACGCGGTATTCCATGGCAACGGTGATCAACTGGAATACGATTTTGAAGTAAGTGCGGGAGCAGACCCAGAATTAATAGCATTCCGTTTCGATGGAGCGAACCAGATCCATCGTACTGATGCCGGCGCTCTGGAGATCCAAGACTTCGGCCAAAGCTGGCAACTATTACCTCCAATGGCGTACCAGATGCGAGATGGCGTGCGCCATACCGTGAGCGTTGAATACCGGATGGCACGCGAACACAGAATCGGGTTGCGGCTGGGTAGTTATGATCACTCGGCGCCGCTGGTGATTGATCCTGTTGTGCAGTACGCCGGAATCATCACCATGAATAATAGGACAGGCGTTACCGGTATCCGGGTAGATTCCCAAGGGGACCTTCTGATTGCAGGCGAGACACTTGCGTCAGATTATCCGGTAGTCAATGGGCAGGCAGGCACAGGTCTTTACATCACCAAACTAAACCCAGCCGGTGACACCATCTTGTTCTCAACATTCATCCAGCCGGGCGGTGGATCTGGTCTTCAAGCAGTGACACTCGATTCCGCTGACAATCTCTACCTGACAGGCCAATCCGGAGGGATCAACTTCCCCGTTACCACGGCGCTGGGGACCTCGGGTGGATTTGTGATAAAGCTTGCGCCCAATGGAACGATCGCTTACGCAGCGCTGATGAATGGCGCGTTTCCACAGGGCCTTGCGGTGGATGCGGCGGGAAGCGCTTACGTGAGCGGTACGGCCGATACCACTTTGCAGACAGTCAATGCATTCCAGCCCTTGCCTCCATGCGCCGGCCCGACTTGCGGAGCGCTATTCTTTGCCAAGATCAACCCCACGGGGACCGCTTATGTTTTTTCAAGCTATTTTTATGATCCTGCCGCACCACAGGCAAGCGTGCCGCTCTCTCTGCCGGGAATAGGCCTGGATGCAGGAGGAAATATTTATCTGGCTGGGTCGGGTTCAGTTCCTCACGTCAGTTCCTGGCAATTGGGCGGCGGTCTGTTTGTTTCAAAGTTTGCGCCGGATGGACAGACGCTGCAGTTTTCAACCGACTTTGGCACGGATAGCACTGGCCAAGGGCTGCGAGGAATGGCGGTAGGGAGCGATGGGACTGTTTATCTTGTAGGAGAAACGTTCGACAATGGTTATCCCTACACCGTTGATGCAGCACGGCATCCGGAAGGACAAGTGGGTAACCTGAGGATGTTTGCCACGGCGATCAATCCAGCCTTAACCGGTCTTACCTACTCGACATATATCGCTGATGGCAACATTGGCGGGACATTCCTTGGTCCCAACGGTCATTTATATATTGCCGGCGACCTGACGGGACCATTTCAGACGCAAAACACCGTGGTGTCCGACGTTAGTCACAGCGGCGCCGGCTTTTTTGTGGAGTTGGATGCGCTAGGCATTTTTGTAAAAGCAAGCCGCTTTGGTGGACACCTGACCGATGAGATCCCAAGCGCCATAACCGCGGACGCTGCCGGAAACATCTATCTGGCGGGAGGAACCTCGCCCCAGAATGAAGCTCCTAAGCCCGATCCGATCCTTGTGGGCAAGAGTTTTGGGGTGTTGACCGGGGGCAACTTTGGGACGTTCTTCGCCAAGATCAGTCCGACGAATGCGCCGAAGATCAGCCTGGACACTTCATTGATTCCACCGTTTTATTTTCTACGCAATGCCGGGTCGGCTGATCTGCACATCAGCAGCATGACATTTTCTGGCGGAACAGTGTTTGGAAACTGCGGAGCCGTGGTTGCGGCAGGAACTTCCTGCATCGTCACGCCTGCTGACATAAATGGAGGCCTGGCTCCAGGCACTCTCACCATTACCAGTGATGACACGCCGGCGGTACAGACGTTTCAAGTCACGCTCGCTCCATTTCAAAAGCCCCACACAGCGATCGGAGATCGTCTCTGGTTTGACGATGACCGCCAGATCCTGCCGCAGAGATTCCAGCAGACAGTCCCATTTCATGTGTGGAACGTGGGCGCGGCAAACGCGGTGATCAACCTGATCGCGCTCAACAATGGAATCGGCAACACGCCGCCGAACGATTGCGGAACCGGGCTGACGCCGGGAGCAAGCTGCACCATCCAGCTTACGGTCACGGGGCCGGGCTCGGGCGTGTTCAGTATCTTCTTCGATAACGGAGGGCAGAAGACCTTTTCGCTGTTCCCGCTGGGAGCGACCGACGATCCGCTCCTGTCGGTGAGCGGCATCCGGTTCCCGCTGCAGTTTGTGGGAGGCATTATGCTGCCGCGAAGCATCACCGTAACGAATACCGGCGGGAACGACATTGTGGTGCCAGCGCCGCTGCTAACGGGCGATCCTGAATTTACGATTGCCGGGAATACATGCCCAAACCCATTGCCATCGGGCCAGAGCTGCGTGATCGCGGTGCAGTTCACGCCGCTGATCGACGGCAATCGAACGGCGGTTTTAAACGTTGGCAGCAGCGCGGTGCAACTGTCCGCTCAGGGAGAGATCAACTCAGCCATTCTGATTTCGCCGCTGCAGCAGGATTTCTTTCCCCAGGTTGTGCACCTAGGCATCTTCACCTCGCCGGTTAAGCTAACCAATACGCTGGCTTCGGCGGTGCCGATCACCGGCATCAGTTTCTCCGTGCCGGATTACAGCGAGACGGACGATTGCGCCGGGCAGGTGCCCGCCAACGGCTTTTGCACAGTGCAGGTGGCGTTTAGTCCGCAGGCCGTTGGACAGAGAAACGGCACGATGACCGTGAATTTCACGGGCGCTACGGCGCAAGAGATGACGCTGACCGGTTCTGGTGAAACACCGTTCCTGGTGACGCCGACAACGCTTAATTTTTCGGCGGGCGTAGGCGGAACCAGCACGGAGCATTTTGTCTCCATCGGCAACCGGAGTTCCAGCACGCTCGGCTATACATTTACGGTCACGGGAGATTTTGCCATCGCGCAAAACCCCTGCGCGAATCCGCTGCCGCCGAATGGAGCGCCCTTTTCGGGCTGCGGGCCGACCCTGGTGTTCAAGCCTACCGTTGCCGGACCGGCGCAGGGAAGCTTTACGGTGAGCTATAGCGGCATCACGGAAACGGACGTGGTAGCTCTGAATGGGATAGCCTCAACCGTAAATGCCTTGCCGCTGCAGCTTAGTTTTCCCACGACGACCATTGGGCAGAGCAGCAGCCTGGATGTGACGCTCAGCAATAGCGGGGCCAGCGCAGTGGGAATTACCAGCATTACGTCATCGAGCGGCAGCTACTCCGAATCCGATAGCTGTGCGGGCCAGGTGCCGGCGAATGGAACCTGCCTCTTGCACGTAAAGTTCACGCCGAACAGCGTGACGTTCCCTGTCATCGCAACGCTCACAGTCAATCTGGCTGATGGCGCGCAATATGTGGTTGGGCTCACGGGCATAGGAACGGGGCCGGTGATCGCCATTACGGGAACGCCAGTCAACTTCCCGGCGCAGGTGGTGGGAACCACGACCGGTGGTCCGATCACGCTTTTCGTGATCAACAACGGCGACGCGCCGCTGCTGATCTCCGGCATTTCCATCACGGGAGACTTCACGCAGACGAACAACTGCCCGGCATCGCTGGTCTCAACATGCAGCATCAACGTGACGTTCTCGCCCAAGGCGACCGGCTTAAGAAGCGGGATCCTGAGCATCACCGACAACGGCTTGAACAGCCCGCAGCAGATTTCAGTTACAGGCACGGGCACAGATTTTGATTTCGCGCCGGGAGGCACAACGCAAGTGACGGTGGTGGCGGGGGATACGGCCACCTTCAACCTTAGCGCGATGGCCGTGAACGGATTCAGCGGGCAGCTTTCGTTCGACTGCGCGGGAGCGCCCGCCGGCGCCCTCTGCAGTTTGAGCACGCCGAACCTGAACGTGATTGGCAACGTACCTGTGCCCTTGACGGTGACGGTGACAACGTCGCCGCACACATCTGCTTCCAGCCGGCCACAGAAAAACTTCTGGGGCTTCACTCTGGCGTCAATCATAGCGTGCGTGCCACTGGCATTCTTTGCCCGGAAGCAACGCGCCAGAGTGTGGCTGACTGGCAGTCTTGCGGTGCTGGTGGTCGCTATCGTGCTGGCGGGGTGCGGCGGCGGGGGAGGAACGCCTCCGAACCCAACTCCGACGCCGCCGAGCCCAACTCCGACGCCTCCGCTAACCACGGGCGGAACTCCAGCGGGGACTTATACGATGACGGTGACGGCGACGGCCCAAACGGGCAGTGGGCCGGTCTCACACCAAGTCCAGATGACGCTGGTGGTGCACTAG
- a CDS encoding secondary thiamine-phosphate synthase enzyme YjbQ has protein sequence MTHQQQISFSTTGHGHMHDLTEQVATIAASSGIRTGLVHIFTIGSTAAVGTIEFEPGLERDLPELLDKLIPPSRHYGHEQAWHDGNGHSHLQATLLGPSLAVPLADGKPLLGTWQQIFHLECDVRARQRTVVVTVYGD, from the coding sequence ATGACCCACCAACAACAAATCTCCTTCTCCACCACTGGCCACGGTCACATGCACGACCTCACCGAACAGGTTGCAACCATCGCCGCCAGCTCAGGAATTCGCACGGGCCTCGTTCACATCTTCACCATCGGCAGCACCGCTGCGGTAGGCACAATTGAATTCGAGCCCGGACTTGAGCGCGATCTCCCAGAACTCCTCGACAAGCTTATCCCGCCCAGCCGCCACTACGGACACGAACAAGCCTGGCACGACGGCAACGGCCATTCCCATCTTCAAGCCACGCTCCTCGGCCCGTCACTCGCTGTCCCACTTGCCGACGGCAAGCCGCTGCTTGGCACCTGGCAGCAGATTTTTCACCTCGAATGCGACGTCAGAGCAAGGCAGAGAACGGTGGTGGTGACGGTGTATGGGGATTAG
- a CDS encoding GNAT family N-acetyltransferase: protein MTHGITIPVCVRCAVTDDAEALSAFAAAVFPLGGPPGADPLDLAHYIGAELTAKCFRTWIENPNAILFVAEMADQICGYVLVLRLSPHPQIEDAAPAELRKLYVAPARHGSGIADELVRQALTSLEHDRRAAVWLSVFSENPRAIAFYKKWGFRIVGTQLFLVGADPQRDLLMQRDPPVAQQERA from the coding sequence ATGACGCACGGAATAACTATCCCTGTTTGCGTTCGCTGTGCGGTGACCGACGACGCGGAAGCGCTCTCGGCCTTTGCCGCCGCCGTTTTCCCGCTGGGTGGTCCTCCCGGTGCCGATCCTCTGGACCTCGCGCACTATATTGGCGCCGAGCTGACGGCGAAATGCTTTCGCACCTGGATCGAGAATCCCAATGCCATCCTGTTTGTCGCGGAGATGGCGGATCAGATATGCGGCTACGTTCTGGTGCTCCGCTTGAGTCCGCACCCGCAGATCGAAGATGCTGCGCCGGCGGAATTGCGAAAGCTCTACGTTGCTCCGGCCCGCCATGGCAGTGGCATCGCCGACGAGCTTGTGCGTCAGGCGCTCACAAGCCTGGAACACGACCGCCGGGCCGCGGTGTGGCTGAGCGTTTTTTCTGAAAATCCACGGGCCATAGCTTTTTATAAGAAATGGGGCTTTCGCATTGTGGGCACACAATTATTTTTGGTCGGCGCAGACCCGCAAAGGGACCTTCTGATGCAACGCGACCCGCCAGTGGCACAACAGGAAAGGGCGTAA
- a CDS encoding CGNR zinc finger domain-containing protein, whose protein sequence is MPAVRPKSPFEFTGGNPCLDFADTVDNRTTGHPRELLTDYGRLLRWGEEAGVITARTAERLRHLAAREPGRAANTLRASIHLRDAVYLIFSAVAQRRAIPGAALASLNKAVRQAAQHAQLVHANRRFTWEWIDPGSNLDSILWPVSQAAAELLSGEDIGYVRQCASEDCSWLFLDKTKNHRRRWCDMKSCGNRDKARRYYQRQKEG, encoded by the coding sequence ATGCCAGCAGTCCGACCGAAATCGCCGTTCGAGTTTACGGGAGGAAATCCCTGTCTGGATTTCGCCGACACCGTGGACAACCGCACCACCGGCCATCCCCGGGAGCTGCTGACCGACTATGGACGGCTTCTGCGGTGGGGAGAAGAAGCTGGAGTGATCACCGCAAGAACTGCGGAACGTCTGCGCCATTTGGCCGCCCGGGAGCCTGGCCGAGCTGCGAACACGCTGCGCGCCTCGATACATCTCCGCGACGCGGTTTACCTGATCTTCTCGGCGGTTGCGCAGCGACGGGCAATACCGGGTGCGGCTCTTGCGAGCCTTAATAAGGCTGTCCGGCAAGCCGCGCAACACGCCCAGCTTGTCCATGCTAACCGGCGGTTTACGTGGGAATGGATCGACCCGGGAAGCAATCTGGATTCGATACTCTGGCCAGTGAGCCAAGCCGCAGCAGAGCTGCTCAGCGGCGAGGACATCGGCTACGTGCGGCAATGCGCGTCGGAGGACTGCTCCTGGCTCTTTCTGGACAAAACCAAGAACCACAGGCGCCGTTGGTGCGACATGAAGAGTTGCGGCAACCGCGACAAGGCACGGAGATATTACCAGCGTCAAAAAGAAGGTTAG
- a CDS encoding M2 family metallopeptidase, translating into MFLNRICKSSLVRSAIIVLLAASTVLAQTAPKKPASESSSQGPSSKSASGKASATHAKGGATVAEAQAFMKKAEDQLEDLTVRASRAQWVQENFITDDTETLAAQANEKLTALVTQLALDARRFEGLKLPPELARKFLLLKLSLTAPAPNNDAERKELTELTSKLDGMYGKGKYCKQVDGKEKCFSLNDLSRILATSTNPDELLDAWVGWHKISVPMKDKYARFVQLSNKGATELGFKDTGAMWRSNYDMSPDEFSAEVERLWRQVEPFYISLHTYVRKQLIKKYGKAAERPDGMIPAQLLGNMWAQEWGNVYPLVAPANGGQGYDLTQQLEKQGLGSGPATLDNAKKMVKYGENFFTSLGFAPLPQTFWERSLFVKPQDRDVVCHASAWDIDQKDDLRLKLCIEVKDEDFVTIHHELGHNFYQRAYKDQPPLFQDSANDGFHEAVGDTIALSVTPEYLKEVGLLDTVPPESADIGYLLKQAMDKIAFLPFGLMIDKWRWEVFSGQVTPAQYNKAWWDLKAKYQGVAPPVERSEADFDPGAKYHIAANTPYVRYFLARILQFQFHRALCQAAGIQGPLHRCSIYKNKAAGERLNKMLSMGKSKPWPDALEAISGQRQMDATAILDYFAPLKKWLDEQNKGEKPGWQGMDTPTETAPRHTSR; encoded by the coding sequence ATGTTTTTAAACCGTATCTGTAAATCGTCGCTAGTGCGATCCGCAATCATCGTTTTGCTGGCAGCCAGTACGGTGCTGGCGCAAACAGCGCCGAAGAAGCCGGCATCGGAATCATCGAGCCAGGGACCATCCAGCAAATCGGCATCAGGGAAAGCATCGGCGACGCATGCCAAAGGGGGAGCGACAGTGGCTGAAGCGCAGGCGTTCATGAAAAAAGCGGAAGATCAGCTTGAGGACTTGACGGTCCGCGCGAGCCGCGCGCAATGGGTGCAGGAAAACTTTATTACCGACGATACGGAGACGCTGGCGGCGCAGGCGAATGAGAAGCTGACGGCACTGGTAACGCAGTTGGCGCTGGATGCGCGCCGGTTTGAGGGGCTGAAGCTGCCTCCGGAGCTGGCGAGGAAGTTTCTGTTGCTGAAGCTGTCACTCACCGCGCCCGCGCCTAATAATGATGCCGAACGCAAAGAGCTGACGGAGCTGACCAGCAAGCTTGACGGCATGTATGGCAAAGGCAAGTACTGCAAGCAGGTGGACGGCAAAGAAAAGTGCTTTTCATTGAACGACCTGAGCCGCATTCTGGCGACCAGCACGAACCCGGATGAGCTGCTGGATGCGTGGGTCGGGTGGCACAAGATTTCCGTGCCGATGAAAGACAAGTATGCGCGGTTTGTGCAGCTATCGAACAAAGGCGCGACGGAGCTGGGCTTTAAAGATACGGGCGCGATGTGGCGCAGCAACTATGACATGTCGCCAGACGAGTTCAGCGCTGAAGTGGAGCGGCTGTGGCGGCAGGTGGAACCGTTTTATATTTCACTGCATACGTACGTCCGCAAGCAGCTGATCAAGAAATATGGCAAGGCGGCGGAGCGGCCGGACGGCATGATCCCCGCGCAGTTGCTGGGCAATATGTGGGCGCAGGAGTGGGGGAATGTTTATCCGCTGGTAGCGCCGGCCAACGGCGGACAGGGTTACGACCTGACGCAGCAGCTGGAGAAACAAGGCCTGGGTTCTGGGCCGGCAACGCTCGACAACGCAAAAAAGATGGTGAAGTATGGCGAGAACTTTTTTACGTCGCTGGGATTTGCGCCGCTGCCGCAGACCTTCTGGGAGCGCTCACTGTTTGTGAAGCCGCAGGACCGCGACGTGGTGTGCCACGCCAGCGCGTGGGACATCGACCAGAAAGACGATTTGCGGCTGAAGCTGTGTATTGAGGTGAAGGACGAAGACTTTGTCACGATCCATCATGAGCTGGGGCACAACTTTTATCAGCGCGCATATAAAGACCAGCCGCCGCTGTTTCAGGACAGCGCGAATGACGGTTTCCATGAGGCGGTGGGAGATACCATTGCGCTTTCCGTGACGCCGGAATACCTGAAAGAAGTCGGGCTGCTGGATACGGTGCCGCCGGAGAGCGCCGACATCGGCTATCTGCTGAAGCAGGCTATGGACAAGATTGCGTTTCTCCCGTTTGGATTGATGATCGACAAATGGCGCTGGGAAGTTTTTTCCGGACAGGTTACGCCGGCGCAATACAACAAAGCGTGGTGGGACCTGAAGGCCAAATATCAGGGCGTGGCGCCGCCGGTGGAGCGCAGCGAAGCCGACTTTGATCCGGGGGCGAAGTATCACATCGCGGCCAACACGCCGTACGTGCGCTACTTTTTGGCGCGAATATTGCAGTTCCAGTTTCATCGCGCGCTGTGCCAGGCGGCGGGAATCCAGGGGCCGCTGCACAGGTGCTCTATCTACAAGAACAAGGCGGCGGGCGAGCGCCTGAACAAGATGCTGAGTATGGGCAAAAGCAAGCCATGGCCAGACGCGCTGGAAGCCATCAGCGGACAGCGCCAGATGGACGCGACGGCCATCCTGGATTATTTTGCGCCGTTGAAGAAATGGCTCGACGAACAGAACAAGGGCGAGAAACCGGGCTGGCAAGGGATGGACACGCCGACGGAAACTGCGCCGAGGCATACGAGTAGATAG
- a CDS encoding M20/M25/M40 family metallo-hydrolase, with translation MFAQRNLQQPPAYSPQLTAELKQLQEAALKSDYAWDELAHLTNNIGPRPAGSAQANFAAQYVADELRKLGLDVKLEKVVVPHWVRGEETGALVEFPGMAPGTKQKVVLTALGGSVATPSQGITAPVVVVNNFDELAALGRDKVAGKIVLFNYKFDKQLAATGHGGPAYGQAVIYRAIGASAAAKQGAIAALVRSVGGADYRIPHTGAMIYLKDAPQIPAAAVTAEDADTLAYLAKQGNVRMHLVLTPQKLADVDSYNVVADLKGSELPDQVVIVSGHLDSWDLGTGAIDDGAGVVVAMQTAQLIKQLGLHPRRTIRVIAWMNEEFGNSGGRAYAANHKGDVAKHFAAIESDLGAGHPVGVSMAAPAGNLALLQPTAQILQSSGAGILRAAEDTETDIGPLLALGVPCFGPIQDDRFYFNYHHTAADTLDKVVPRELQENAAVMAVLAYSLANVTKDLERPAPKPAREF, from the coding sequence ATTTTTGCGCAACGTAATCTTCAGCAGCCACCGGCCTACTCGCCGCAGCTTACCGCCGAACTGAAGCAACTGCAGGAAGCAGCATTGAAGAGCGACTATGCATGGGACGAGCTTGCCCATCTGACGAACAACATCGGGCCGCGACCGGCAGGATCGGCACAGGCGAATTTTGCCGCGCAGTATGTGGCCGACGAACTACGCAAGCTGGGACTCGACGTGAAGCTGGAAAAAGTTGTTGTGCCGCATTGGGTGCGCGGAGAAGAAACCGGGGCGCTGGTGGAATTTCCCGGCATGGCTCCCGGAACAAAGCAAAAAGTTGTGCTCACGGCGCTTGGCGGCAGCGTGGCTACGCCGTCGCAGGGAATCACCGCGCCCGTGGTTGTGGTGAACAATTTTGACGAACTGGCCGCGCTGGGCCGTGACAAAGTTGCCGGCAAGATTGTTCTCTTCAATTACAAATTTGATAAGCAGCTTGCCGCTACGGGACATGGCGGACCTGCTTATGGCCAAGCTGTTATCTATCGTGCGATTGGGGCGAGCGCAGCGGCCAAACAGGGAGCGATTGCCGCGCTGGTGCGGAGCGTGGGCGGCGCTGACTACCGCATCCCACACACCGGCGCGATGATCTATCTAAAGGACGCTCCCCAGATTCCGGCCGCGGCGGTTACCGCGGAAGATGCCGACACTCTGGCGTATCTGGCGAAACAGGGAAACGTGCGCATGCATCTGGTGCTGACGCCGCAGAAGCTGGCCGATGTGGATTCATACAACGTAGTGGCCGACCTGAAGGGCAGCGAGCTACCGGACCAGGTGGTGATCGTTTCCGGCCATCTTGATTCATGGGACCTGGGCACGGGGGCCATTGATGATGGTGCGGGAGTTGTTGTGGCCATGCAGACGGCGCAGCTGATCAAGCAGCTTGGGTTGCATCCGCGGCGCACGATCCGGGTGATTGCGTGGATGAACGAAGAATTTGGCAACTCTGGCGGGCGAGCATACGCTGCCAATCACAAAGGGGACGTCGCGAAACATTTTGCCGCGATTGAGAGCGACCTAGGCGCGGGACATCCTGTAGGCGTCAGCATGGCGGCCCCGGCAGGAAATCTGGCGCTGTTGCAGCCCACAGCGCAGATTTTGCAGTCGAGCGGCGCGGGAATTCTTCGGGCGGCGGAAGATACTGAGACTGATATTGGACCGTTGCTTGCGCTGGGCGTCCCTTGCTTCGGTCCGATTCAAGACGACCGCTTCTATTTTAACTATCACCACACTGCTGCAGACACGCTTGATAAAGTGGTGCCACGCGAGTTACAGGAGAACGCAGCCGTGATGGCGGTGCTGGCGTATTCACTTGCGAATGTGACAAAAGACCTGGAGAGACCAGCGCCGAAGCCGGCTCGGGAGTTTTGA